In the genome of Raphanus sativus cultivar WK10039 chromosome 4, ASM80110v3, whole genome shotgun sequence, one region contains:
- the LOC108849251 gene encoding uncharacterized protein LOC108849251: MLEIYPHYIPSSINSFHMFGTMEDFNEEEEEEFRFVQSVSVDPRRSRKAKKRKLESQVVSILNHLFVNTQYLYPHTGRDCSIDTNSSDTSCSLNFAKIGKFTSRSPPPPLIKSGAGLDIGHLVKSALAGGISCAFSAFLMHPVDTVKTQVQASTTLSFIEIMSKIPEIGARGLYKGSIPAVVGQFASHGLRTSIYEASRLALPLLAPGLLDIQVQPIASFLGTVLGTTLRIPCEVLKQRLQANQFDNIVEATLSTWRQDGLKGLFRGTGVTLLREVPFYVAGMGLYTQSKKLVERRLGRALEPWEAIAVGALSGGFTAVMTTPFDVIKTRMMTAPQGVDLSMWMAAYSIATREGFLAFYKGAVPRFFWTAPLGALNLAGYELLQKAFVTVPLDQSVHSD, from the exons ATGTTGGAGATCTATCCTCACTATATTCCATCTTCGATCAACTCTTTTCACATGTTTGGAACAATGGAAGACttcaatgaagaagaagaagaagagttcaGATTTGTACAAAGTGTATCCGTAGATCCAAGAAGATCAAGAAAGGCGAAGAAAAGAAAACTCGAATCTCAAGTCGTCTCTATTCTGAACCATTTGTTTGTAAATACTCAATACTTGTACCCACATACTGGTCGAGACTGTTCGATCGACACGAATTCATCAGATACATCATGTAGCTTAAATTTTGCGAAAATTGGAAAGTTTACATCAAGATCTCCTCCACCTCCTTTGATCAAATCTGGAGCTGGATTAGATATTGGTCATCTTGTCAAATCCGCATTAGCAGGAGGAATCTCGTGCGCTTTCTCTGCCTTTCTAATGCATCCCGTCGACACTGTCAAG ACACAAGTTCAAGCATCAACAACACTGTCATTTATTGAAATAATGTCGAAGATTCCAGAGATTGGTGCTCGAGGTTTATACAAAGGATCTATTCCCGCCGTTGTTGGTCAATTCGCTAG CCATGGTTTACGAACAAGTATATACGAAGCAAGTAGACTCGCTTTACCGCTCCTTGCTCCTGGTCTCCTCGACATccaa GTTCAGCCAATCGCATCGTTTCTTGGCACGGTCTTGGGTACAACGCTGCGGATACCATGCGAAGTCCTGAAACAACGGTTACAAGCCAATCAGTTCGACAACATCGTGGAAGCCACGCTTTCCACTTGGCGCCAAGACGGTCTCAAAGGACTCTTCCGCGGCACGGGCGTCACTCTTCTCCGCGAGGTTCCCTTCTACGTCGCCGGTATGGGACTCTACACCCAGTCGAAGAAGCTGGTGGAGAGGCGACTAGGGAGAGCGCTCGAGCCGTGGGAGGCTATCGCGGTTGGAGCCTTGTCCGGTGGTTTCACGGCTGTCATGACGACGCCGTTCGATGTGATCAAAACTAGAATGATGACGGCTCCGCAAGGAGTGGATTTGTCTATGTGGATGGCTGCGTATTCGATTGCGACGCGTGAGGGGTTTCTTGCTTTCTACAAAGGTGCTGTTCCGAGGTTCTTCTGGACTGCTCCTCTTGGTGCGTTGAACTTGGCGGGATACGAACTTCTTCAAAAGGCTTTCGTCACAGTACCTCTTGACCAATCAGTGCATAGCGATTGA
- the LOC108854288 gene encoding fe(3+)-Zn(2+) purple acid phosphatase 12, whose product MSSRSDLTIMRVCFIIFLLGALVELCDGGITSEYVRARGSDLPDDMPLDSDVFKVPPGPNAPQQVHITQGNHEGNGVIISWVTPSAPGSNTVRYWNENGESKKKQAEATINIYRFYNYTSGYIHHCVIDDLEFDMKYYYEIGCGKWHRRFWFFTPPKPGPDVPYTFGLIGDLGQTYDSNRTLSHYEMNPRKGQAVLFVGDLSYADRYPLHDNNRWDTWGRFVERSVAYQPWIWTAGNHEIDFVPDIGETEPFKPYKNRYHTPYKASGSISPLWYSIKRASAYIIVMSCYSSYGIYTPQYKWLAKEFERVNRTETPWLIVLIHCPFYHSYVHHYMEGETVRVMYEQWFVKYKVDVVFAGHVHAYERSERVSNIAYNIVNGLCEPISDESAPVYITIGDGGNSEGLLTDMMQPQPSYSAFREPSFGHGLLDIKNRTHAYFNWNRNQDGYSVEADSVWLLNRFWRAPEKTLVVA is encoded by the exons ATGAGTTCAAGATCTGACCTCACGATCATGCGCGTTTGCTTCATAATCTTCCTGCTTGGAGCTCTTGTTGAGTTATGTGATGGAGGGATCACCAGTGAATATGTTAGAGCCAGAGGAAGTGATTTACCAGACGACATGCCATTAGACAGCGATGTCTTTAAAGTTCCCCCCGGTCCTAATGCTCCCCAACAGGTTCACATAACGCAAGGTAACCATGAAGGCAATGGAGTGATTATTTCATGGGTGACTCCTTCTGCGCCAGGTTCTAACACAGTTCGCTACTGGAATGAGAATGGAGAATCGAAGAAGAAACAAGCAGAAGCAACCATAAACATCTACCGTTTCTACAATTATACTTCTGGTTACATCCACCACTGCGTCATTGATGATCTGGAA TTTGATATGAAATACTACTATGAAATTGGGTGTGGGAAGTGGCATAGGCGATTCTGGTTCTTTACTCCGCCTAAACCTGGTCCTGACGTACCTTACACCTTTGGCTTAATTG GGGATCTGGGACAAACATATGACTCAAATCGAACGTTAAGCCATTATGAGATGAATCCGAGAAAAGGACAGGCGGTTCTTTTCGTAGGAGACTTGTCTTACGCAGATCGTTACCCTTTGCACGACAACAACAGATGGGATACTTGGGGAAGATTCGTTGAGAGAAGTGTTGCTTATCAACCTTGGATATGGACTGCAGGAAACCACGAAATCGACTTTGTTCCTGACATT GGTGAAACAGAACCATTCAAGCCTTATAAGAATCGGTATCATACGCCATATAAGGCATCAGGAAGTATCTCTCCACTGTGGTATTCCATCAAGAGGGCTTCAGCTTATATTATTGTTATGTCTTGTTACTCATCTTATG GGATATACACTCCTCAGTACAAATGGCTAGCAAAGGAGTTCGAAAGAGTAAATCGAACAGAGACTCCGTGGCTTATAGTATTAATACATTGCCCCTTTTACCATAGCTATGTGCATCATTACATGGAAGGTGAAACAGTGAGGGTCATGTACGAGCAGTGGTTCGTCAAGTACAAGGTTGATGTGGTGTTTGCAGGCCATGTTCATGCCTATGAGAGATcg GAACGTGTTTCTAACATTGCCTACAATATTGTGAATGGATTGTGTGAGCCAATATCGGATGAGTCGGCTCCTGTGTACATAACAATCGGAGACGGAGGAAACTCAGAAGGCTTGCTTACTGA CATGATGCAGCCACAGCCAAGCTACTCTGCCTTCCGAGAACCTAGCTTTGGGCACGGGTTGCTGGATATCAAAAATAGAACTCATGCCTACTTCAACTGGAATCGGAACCAAGATGGGTACTCCGTGGAAGCAGATTCTGTGTGGTTGCTTAATCGGTTTTGGCGAGCTCCAGAGAAGACGCTCGTTGTTGCCTAG
- the LOC108854287 gene encoding protein WEAK CHLOROPLAST MOVEMENT UNDER BLUE LIGHT 1, producing the protein MEEELKPAEVETRSEPAIRASEATTVSADVVSDNAAAVMIPPASQTDGSTGNAASYVDDTVQPSSFSNPEEPSVIASSHAAATVEKVIPNPTIIPKVSETEGTATNGGTPVDSHRGLIDTAAPFESVKEAVSKFGGITDWKSHRIQTVERRKLIEEELKKIQEEIPECRTHSETAEAAKQQAVKELESTKRLIEQLKLNLEKAQTEEQQAKQDSELAKLRVEEMEQGISDDVSVAAKAQLEVAKARHTSAVTELRSVKEELQTLRNEYNDLVKERDVAVKKVEEAMSASKEVEKRVEELTIELIATKESLESAHASHLEAEEQRIGAAMARDQDTLRWEKELKQAEEQVQKLNQEILSSKDLKSKLDTASALLLDLKAELVAYMESKLNQETCENASHHGDSNKELEEVNASVEKTAAEVNCLKVASSSLKLELEREKSALASVKQREGMAAIAVASLEAEIERTRSEIASVQFKEKESRDKMVELPKQLQLAAEEADEAKLLDERAREELRMAREEAEQAKAGANTMESRLFAAQKEIEAAKASERLALAAIKALEANDDGMDESLRSSSVTLSLEEYYELSKRAHEAEEAAKERVAAAVSRIEEAKEAEMRSLEKLEEVNRDMNARKKSLKEATEKAEKAKEGKLGVEQELRKWRAEHEQKRKVGGDSEKIVRASSAGANELSKLAQSPEVYSPSESYGTEDNSETGQFPPSKTGKKKKKKLTLPRFFMFLSKKKSHN; encoded by the coding sequence ATGGAGGAGGAGTTAAAACCTGCTGAAGTCGAAACCCGTTCAGAACCAGCTATTAGAGCATCCGAGGCTACTACTGTAAGCGCAGATGTTGTTAGTGATAATGCTGCAGCAGTGATGATTCCACCAGCGAGTCAAACAGATGGCTCAACTGGCAATGCCGCAAGTTATGTCGATGACACGGTTCAGCCGTCCAGTTTCTCTAATCCCGAGGAACCTTCGGTTATTGCTTCTTCCCATGCTGCTGCAACTGTCGAAAAAGTAATTCCTAATCCAACAATCATTCCAAAGGTGTCGGAGACAGAGGGTACAGCAACAAATGGTGGAACACCCGTGGATTCGCATAGAGGTTTAATCGACACTGCTGCACCCTTTGAATCCGTTAAAGAAGCCGTCTCGAAGTTCGGAGGAATCACCGACTGGAAATCCCACCGAATCCAAACGGTAGAGAGACGCAAGCTCATCGAAGAAGAGCTCAAGAAGATACAGGAGGAGATTCCCGAGTGCAGAACGCACTCGGAAACCGCCGAGGCCGCGAAGCAGCAAGCGGTCAAGGAGCTAGAAAGCACAAAGAGGCTCATCGAACAGCTGAAGCTTAATCTCGAGAAAGCGCAGACGGAGGAACAGCAGGCCAAGCAGGACTCGGAGCTCGCTAAGCTGAGGGTCGAGGAGATGGAGCAAGGGATATCCGACGACGTCAGCGTCGCTGCTAAAGCCCAGCTCGAGGTGGCTAAGGCCAGGCACACGTCAGCAGTTACTGAGCTGCGTTCCGTCAAGGAGGAGCTTCAAACTCTGCGTAATGAATACAACGATCTAGTgaaagagagagatgttgcCGTCAAGAAAGTGGAAGAAGCGATGTCGGCTTCGAAAGAAGTTGAGAAGAGAGTGGAAGAGCTCACCATAGAGCTGATAGCTACGAAGGAGTCGCTGGAGTCGGCGCACGCTTCTCATCTGGAGGCGGAAGAGCAGAGGATCGGAGCAGCGATGGCTAGAGACCAGGATACGCTCCGCTGGGAGAAGGAGCTGAAGCAAGCGGAGGAGCAAGTCCAGAAGCTTAACCAAGAGATACTCTCTTCCAAAGATCTCAAGTCGAAGCTCGACACGGCTTCGGCGTTGCTTCTTGATCTAAAGGCGGAGCTCGTGGCTTACATGGAGTCCAAGCTAAACCAGGAAACGTGTGAGAACGCTAGCCATCACGGAGATTCGAATAAGGAACTAGAAGAAGTGAATGCGAGTGTCGAGAAAACGGCAGCTGAGGTGAACTGCTTGAAAGTAGCCTCTTCTTCCTTGAAGCTTGAGCTCGAGAGAGAGAAGTCTGCTCTTGCATCTGTTAAACAGAGAGAAGGAATGGCTGCCATAGCAGTCGCTTCGCTTGAAGCCGAGATCGAGAGAACGAGGTCGGAGATAGCTTCGGTTCAGTTCAAGGAGAAAGAATCGAGAGACAAGATGGTGGAGCTTCCCAAGCAGCTTCAGCTAGCAGCGGAAGAAGCCGACGAAGCGAAGCTTCTGGACGAACGCGCCCGCGAAGAGCTGCGAATGGCCAGAGAAGAAGCGGAGCAGGCGAAAGCTGGAGCGAATACGATGGAGAGCAGGCTGTTCGCCGCGCAGAAAGAGATCGAGGCGGCTAAGGCCTCGGAGAGGCTGGCCTTAGCCGCCATCAAGGCTTTGGAGGCTAATGATGATGGTATGGACGAATCTTTACGTAGCAGCAGCGTTACACTCTCACTAGAAGAGTACTACGAGCTGAGCAAACGCGCTCACGAGGCGGAAGAAGCGGCGAAGGAGAGAGTCGCAGCGGCGGTTTCTCGGATCGAGGAAGCTAAAGAAGCGGAGATGAGGAGCTTGGAGAAGCTGGAAGAAGTGAACAGAGACATGAATGCAAGAAAGAAATCACTGAAAGAAGCAACCGAAAAGGCGGAGAAGGCGAAAGAAGGGAAGCTGGGGGTGGAGCAGGAGCTGAGGAAGTGGAGGGCAGAGCATGAGCAGAAAAGAAAAGTTGGTGGTGACAGTGAGAAAATCGTGAGAGCAAGCTCTGCAGGAGCGAATGAGCTGAGTAAGCTGGCGCAATCACCTGAGGTGTACAGTCCAAGTGAATCATATGGAACAGAAGATAACTCTGAGACCGGTCAGTTCCCACCGAGCAAGActggtaagaagaagaagaagaagcttacGCTCCCAcggttttttatgtttttgtcaaagaagaagtcacataaTTGA